One Pseudomonadales bacterium genomic region harbors:
- the pdxA gene encoding 4-hydroxythreonine-4-phosphate dehydrogenase PdxA — MKSPIIAITAGEPAGIGPDICIKIAQQRQIAALVVIADPDMLRERASRLNLPLKLFPFEKDQSASPLAAGELYCQPVMLNTPCTPGSLDSRNATYVLETLRLAAKGCQTKQFNAMVTAPVHKGIINDAGHTFSGHTEFLAELTNTPRVVMMLATEGLRVCLATTHLPLAQVPQAITEVLLNEVISIIQQDLQHKFGLAQPRILVCGLNPHAGEGGHLGREEIDIITPTLNRLRQQGMDLVGPLPADTLFTPKYLEEADAVLAMYHDQGLPVLKYRGFGNAVNITLGLPIIRTSVDHGTALDLAGVGSANESSLKVAIEYAVQMVTAQQHTQL, encoded by the coding sequence ATGAAAAGTCCAATAATAGCAATCACCGCGGGCGAACCGGCAGGGATAGGCCCGGATATCTGTATTAAAATCGCCCAGCAGCGGCAAATTGCTGCGCTGGTCGTTATCGCCGACCCCGACATGCTACGCGAACGCGCCTCACGCTTAAACCTGCCTCTCAAACTATTTCCTTTTGAAAAGGATCAAAGTGCTAGCCCGTTAGCGGCGGGCGAACTTTACTGCCAGCCGGTTATGCTCAATACCCCATGTACTCCCGGCTCCTTAGATTCCCGTAACGCTACCTATGTACTAGAAACACTCCGCCTAGCCGCCAAAGGTTGTCAAACAAAGCAATTTAATGCGATGGTTACCGCGCCTGTACATAAGGGCATCATTAATGATGCGGGCCACACTTTTAGCGGCCACACTGAGTTTCTGGCTGAGCTGACGAACACCCCACGTGTGGTGATGATGCTGGCAACCGAGGGATTACGTGTTTGCCTCGCCACCACGCACTTACCATTAGCGCAAGTGCCACAAGCGATTACCGAAGTGCTGTTGAATGAAGTGATCAGTATTATACAGCAGGATTTGCAGCATAAATTCGGCCTAGCACAACCCAGAATTCTGGTCTGTGGCCTTAATCCTCATGCCGGAGAAGGCGGTCATCTGGGCCGCGAAGAAATTGATATTATAACCCCCACGCTTAATCGCCTGCGCCAGCAAGGCATGGACCTGGTTGGGCCGCTGCCTGCTGATACACTCTTTACCCCCAAGTATTTGGAAGAGGCTGATGCGGTGCTCGCGATGTACCACGACCAAGGCCTACCGGTACTTAAATACCGGGGTTTTGGCAATGCAGTCAACATCACTTTAGGTTTACCCATTATCCGCACCTCCGTTGACCACGGCACCGCTTTGGATTTAGCCGGTGTCGGTAGTGCCAATGAGAGTAGCCTTAAAGTAGCCATCGAATATGCCGTGCAAATGGTAACCGCCCAACAGCACACCCAGCTATGA
- a CDS encoding PrkA family serine protein kinase, with translation MSIFSHYQTRYEDSKQEEFSLQEYLEICKNDPSAYSSAAERLLLAIGEPELINTSQDPRLSRIFSNKVIKRYPQFGDFFGMEECIEQIVSFFKHAAQGLEEKKQILYLLGPVGGGKSSLAEKLKELMEKVPFYSLKGSPINESPLALFKPEEDAKILEEEYGIPIRYVRTIMSPWAAKRLKEFNGDISQFRVIKQHPSVLHQTAISKTEPGDENNQDISSLVGKVDIRKLEEFEQNDPDAYSFSGGLCKSNQGIMEFVEMFKAPIKVLHPLLTASQEGNYNGTEAIGSIPFDGIILAHSNEAEWQSFKNNKNNEAFIDRVYIVKVPYCLQVSEEVNIYEKLLANSSLSEAPCAPDTLRMLAQFTVLSRLKEPENSSIYSKMRVYDGENLKDIDPKAKSIQDYKDTAGVDEGMNGLSTRFAFKILSKVFNFDASEIAANPVHLMYVLEKQIEQEQFPTETRDRYLNFLKEFIAPRYIEFIGKEIQTAYLESYSQYGQNIFDRYITYADLWIQDQEFRNPETGEILDHASLNDELEKIEKPAGISNPKDFRHEVVNFVLRARASNHGKNPAWNSYEKLRLVIEKNMFSSTEDLLPVISFNAKSSTEDQKKHQDFVNRLTERGYTEKQVRLLSEWYLRVRKSR, from the coding sequence ATGAGTATTTTCAGCCACTACCAAACCCGCTACGAAGATTCCAAGCAAGAAGAATTTAGCTTGCAAGAATACCTTGAGATATGCAAGAACGACCCTTCTGCATACTCTAGCGCCGCAGAAAGATTGTTACTTGCCATCGGCGAACCGGAATTAATTAATACCTCACAAGATCCTCGCCTAAGCCGCATCTTCTCCAATAAGGTGATTAAACGTTATCCACAATTCGGCGACTTCTTCGGCATGGAGGAGTGCATCGAACAAATCGTTTCCTTCTTTAAGCATGCTGCGCAGGGTTTGGAAGAGAAGAAGCAGATTCTCTACTTACTTGGCCCGGTTGGTGGCGGGAAATCATCCTTGGCGGAAAAACTGAAAGAACTCATGGAGAAAGTACCCTTTTATTCACTCAAGGGATCTCCTATTAACGAATCGCCCTTGGCACTCTTCAAACCAGAAGAAGACGCCAAAATACTCGAAGAAGAATATGGGATTCCGATTCGCTATGTCAGAACCATCATGTCTCCCTGGGCGGCAAAACGTCTCAAAGAATTTAACGGCGATATCAGCCAATTTAGAGTGATCAAACAGCACCCTTCCGTCTTACACCAGACTGCCATTTCAAAAACTGAACCCGGCGATGAGAACAACCAGGATATCTCATCATTAGTAGGTAAAGTCGATATCCGTAAATTGGAAGAGTTCGAGCAAAACGATCCAGATGCCTATAGTTTTTCCGGCGGGCTTTGCAAATCCAACCAAGGCATTATGGAATTTGTAGAAATGTTTAAGGCACCCATTAAGGTTCTGCATCCATTACTGACAGCCTCCCAGGAAGGTAACTATAACGGCACCGAGGCCATTGGCTCGATTCCCTTTGACGGCATTATTCTGGCACACTCCAATGAAGCAGAATGGCAGAGCTTCAAAAACAATAAAAATAATGAGGCCTTTATCGACCGCGTTTACATCGTCAAAGTCCCCTATTGCCTACAGGTCAGCGAAGAGGTCAATATCTATGAGAAACTTTTAGCCAACAGCTCTCTCAGCGAAGCCCCTTGCGCGCCGGATACATTACGCATGCTAGCCCAGTTCACCGTCTTATCGCGCTTGAAGGAGCCAGAAAATTCCAGCATCTACTCCAAGATGCGAGTCTACGATGGTGAAAACTTAAAGGATATCGACCCAAAGGCGAAATCTATTCAGGACTATAAGGACACGGCAGGAGTCGATGAAGGCATGAACGGCCTTTCTACTCGATTCGCCTTCAAAATTCTCTCCAAAGTCTTTAACTTCGACGCATCGGAAATAGCAGCCAATCCGGTACACCTGATGTACGTATTGGAAAAACAAATTGAGCAGGAACAGTTTCCAACGGAAACACGTGACCGTTACCTGAACTTCCTGAAAGAGTTTATTGCACCACGTTACATTGAATTTATCGGCAAGGAAATCCAGACCGCTTACCTGGAATCATACTCACAGTACGGTCAAAATATTTTCGACCGGTACATTACTTACGCCGATTTATGGATACAGGATCAGGAGTTCAGAAATCCTGAAACCGGTGAGATTCTCGACCATGCCTCTCTGAATGATGAACTTGAGAAAATTGAAAAACCGGCTGGTATTAGCAATCCTAAGGATTTCCGCCATGAAGTGGTTAATTTTGTACTGCGTGCACGAGCTTCCAATCATGGTAAAAATCCAGCCTGGAACAGCTATGAGAAGTTGCGCCTAGTGATCGAGAAAAATATGTTCTCCAGTACTGAAGATTTACTACCCGTCATTTCCTTCAATGCAAAATCTTCCACTGAGGATCAGAAGAAGCATCAAGATTTTGTCAACCGATTAACTGAGCGCGGCTATACCGAGAAGCAGGTGCGCTTACTCTCTGAGTGGTATTTGAGAGTACGCAAGTCACGTTAG
- a CDS encoding NAD-dependent protein deacetylase: MNKKIFSQQEKTDLKGLIRAILEHPKLFIISGAGISTDSGIPDYRDRDAAWKRNPPVMHQAFIESESVRKRYWARSLLGWRFFQKAKPNASHMALYELEVAGYVQQLVTQNVDGLHQQAGSTRVIDLHGRIDTVCCLGCGNDTPRTELQIRLEQENPSYTALAAAIAPDGDADLNESDFKDFMIPCCDLCGGVYMPKVVFYGGSVPKERIDLAYSHLHQSDALLVLGSSLMVYSAYQFCRYATQKQMPVLAINQGKTRHDGNFDIKLDGDCSSALVQMVSALASSK, encoded by the coding sequence ATGAATAAAAAAATATTTTCCCAGCAAGAAAAAACAGACCTCAAGGGCCTTATTCGAGCCATTCTGGAGCACCCTAAGCTGTTTATAATTTCTGGCGCTGGGATTAGTACGGACTCTGGCATACCCGATTATCGTGATCGCGATGCAGCATGGAAGCGTAACCCGCCGGTCATGCATCAAGCATTTATCGAGTCGGAGTCAGTACGCAAGCGTTATTGGGCTCGAAGCCTGTTGGGTTGGCGGTTTTTTCAAAAAGCGAAGCCGAACGCGAGTCATATGGCACTCTATGAACTGGAGGTGGCGGGGTATGTCCAGCAGCTGGTGACACAGAACGTAGACGGTTTGCATCAGCAAGCAGGTAGCACTCGGGTGATTGACCTGCACGGACGGATTGACACAGTTTGTTGTTTGGGCTGTGGCAATGATACACCTCGAACTGAATTACAGATTCGCTTAGAGCAGGAAAACCCAAGCTATACAGCGTTAGCGGCAGCTATTGCCCCAGATGGAGATGCTGACTTGAACGAATCTGATTTTAAGGATTTCATGATTCCCTGCTGTGATCTTTGTGGCGGCGTCTATATGCCCAAGGTGGTTTTCTACGGTGGCTCTGTACCGAAGGAACGTATTGATCTGGCCTACTCTCATTTGCATCAATCCGATGCTCTGCTTGTGCTAGGCTCTTCACTCATGGTTTATTCAGCCTATCAGTTTTGTCGTTACGCAACCCAAAAGCAGATGCCTGTTTTGGCGATTAATCAGGGCAAGACCCGCCACGATGGAAATTTCGACATTAAATTGGATGGCGATTGCAGCAGTGCCTTGGTGCAAATGGTAAGCGCGCTCGCTTCGTCAAAATAA
- a CDS encoding YeaH/YhbH family protein — protein MAFLIIDRRLNGKHKSAVNRQRFLRRYRKHIKEAVSDAIKKRSITDIERGEEISIPKRDVSEPTFHHGRGGRQTRIFPGNKEFVTGDRIKRPKGGGSGGGSGEASDSGEGEDEFVFELTQAEFLDFMFEDLELPNLIKKQLKDTDSYKLVKGGYTRQGIPARLNVLQSLRSAHARRIALGGSTKKQIRDLETELKALEEKNDADGQERIREIKLTLDRLHRRLNQIPFLDDFDLKYNNVIEQPTPTTSAVMFCLMDVSGSMTQDIKDMAKRFFILLYLFLKRNYQKIEVVFIRHHTSASEVDEDEFFYSRETGGTIVSSALKMMNEIIAERYPANDWNIYAAQASDGDNWADDSPLCHDLLITKLLPKVQYYTYVEITPRDHQALWFAYEDIAEKYPHQFAMQQIVGLDDIYPVFHDLFERKTK, from the coding sequence ATGGCTTTTCTGATCATCGACCGCAGACTTAACGGCAAGCATAAAAGCGCTGTCAACCGGCAACGCTTCTTGCGCCGCTACCGCAAACATATTAAAGAAGCGGTTTCCGATGCGATAAAAAAACGCAGCATCACCGATATTGAACGTGGTGAGGAAATCAGCATACCCAAAAGAGATGTTTCAGAGCCGACCTTTCATCATGGTCGCGGCGGTCGCCAGACCCGGATTTTCCCTGGCAACAAAGAATTTGTTACCGGCGATAGAATTAAACGACCAAAGGGCGGAGGCTCAGGGGGAGGTAGTGGCGAAGCCAGTGATTCCGGTGAGGGTGAAGATGAATTCGTGTTTGAGCTCACTCAAGCAGAATTTTTGGACTTCATGTTTGAAGACCTGGAATTGCCAAATCTGATCAAAAAACAACTCAAAGACACTGACTCATACAAGCTGGTAAAGGGTGGCTACACGCGCCAGGGTATTCCGGCCCGATTGAATGTATTGCAGTCATTGCGCAGTGCACACGCGCGGCGTATTGCTCTCGGCGGCTCAACCAAAAAACAAATCCGCGACCTGGAAACTGAGTTGAAAGCACTGGAAGAAAAAAATGACGCCGATGGTCAGGAAAGAATTCGTGAAATAAAGCTGACGCTTGATCGGCTCCATCGCCGCCTGAACCAGATACCTTTTCTCGATGACTTTGACCTGAAATATAACAATGTCATCGAACAACCCACACCGACGACAAGCGCCGTAATGTTTTGTCTGATGGATGTGTCCGGTTCCATGACGCAAGACATCAAGGATATGGCAAAACGTTTTTTTATCCTGCTATACCTATTTCTCAAACGCAATTATCAGAAAATAGAAGTGGTGTTTATTCGCCACCACACCAGTGCCAGTGAAGTTGATGAAGACGAGTTTTTCTATTCCCGCGAAACCGGGGGCACTATTGTATCTAGCGCCTTAAAAATGATGAATGAGATTATCGCCGAACGCTATCCGGCAAATGACTGGAACATTTACGCAGCACAGGCTTCAGATGGTGATAATTGGGCGGATGATTCGCCACTCTGTCACGACCTACTGATAACGAAACTATTGCCCAAAGTCCAGTATTACACCTACGTAGAAATAACGCCGCGCGATCATCAGGCGCTTTGGTTCGCCTATGAAGACATTGCGGAAAAATATCCTCATCAATTCGCCATGCAGCAAATCGTAGGCCTGGATGACATTTATCCGGTATTCCACGATTTATTTGAAAGGAAAACCAAATGA
- the rsmA gene encoding 16S rRNA (adenine(1518)-N(6)/adenine(1519)-N(6))-dimethyltransferase RsmA: MSRPAGHQARKRFGQNFLEDANIIRAIIRIINPKPQQALVEIGPGLGALTELLLETTGGHLAVVELDRDLIPVLRTKFFNYPHLRIHQADALKFDFPSLAQAEQKLRIVGNLPYNISTPLIFHLISCASSIQDMHFMLQKEVVERLAAQPGCKDYGRLGIMVQYHCRVESLLDVPPTAFNPRPKVESAVVKLTPYMKPPIPARDIEVFEKVVRSAFAQRRKTLRNNLKSMITDAQLEALNIDPSIRAENLTLQNFVAISDTLTL; encoded by the coding sequence ATGAGCAGACCAGCTGGACATCAAGCACGCAAGCGCTTCGGACAAAATTTTCTCGAAGATGCCAATATCATTCGCGCCATTATTCGGATTATTAACCCTAAGCCACAACAGGCGCTGGTTGAAATCGGCCCAGGACTCGGCGCATTAACGGAACTGTTGCTGGAAACAACCGGAGGCCATTTAGCGGTGGTCGAACTTGACCGCGATCTTATTCCTGTGTTGCGCACTAAGTTTTTTAATTATCCCCACCTCAGGATTCACCAAGCGGACGCACTCAAGTTTGATTTTCCTTCCCTCGCCCAGGCTGAGCAAAAATTGCGCATCGTCGGTAACCTGCCATACAACATTTCCACACCCCTTATCTTCCACCTCATCAGCTGTGCGAGCAGTATTCAGGATATGCACTTTATGTTGCAGAAAGAAGTGGTGGAGCGGCTGGCCGCGCAACCCGGTTGTAAAGACTACGGTCGACTTGGCATCATGGTGCAATACCATTGCCGGGTAGAGTCGCTGCTCGACGTTCCCCCCACGGCCTTTAACCCACGCCCAAAAGTAGAATCCGCCGTAGTGAAGCTCACCCCTTATATGAAGCCACCGATTCCCGCACGAGACATAGAAGTATTTGAAAAAGTCGTCCGCAGCGCTTTTGCTCAACGCCGCAAAACACTGCGAAATAACCTCAAAAGTATGATTACTGATGCTCAATTGGAAGCATTAAACATTGACCCGAGCATACGCGCCGAAAATCTAACGCTACAAAACTTCGTCGCAATCAGCGATACTTTAACCCTGTAA
- a CDS encoding SpoVR family protein: MSDHKKGKHSSQGENSTPISDGLEPEIVSQETPASEQPSPQNPALSKDNLPGSTRSSAKEPNLIAEGSEWTFAHLEAYEAEIARVAKRYRLDTYPNQIEVISAEQMMDAYSSTGMPVGYHHWSFGKQFLSTEQGYRRGHMGLAYELVINSNPCISYLMEENTLTLQALVIAHACFGHNSFFKGNYLFKTWTDASAIVNYLLFAKNYIASCEERYGIEAVEGLLDSCHALMNYGVDRYRRPTPISAEKEQQRQTEREEYLQHQVNDLWRTIPKKEQSEQETTFRFPSEPQENMLYFIEKNAPLLESWEREVVRIVRKIAQYFYPQRQTKVMNEGWATFWHYTLLNTLYDEGKVSEGFIFEFLQSHTNVIYQPDFDSPYFSGINPYTLGFAMFCDIRRICENPTQEDKEFFPDFAGTDWLDTVHHAMQNYKDESFILQFLSPKVIRDLKLFCLLDDDQNNEIEITAIHDDLGYKKIREQLAHHYNLSAQEPNIQIYSVNLRGDRSITLHHRQQDRIPLDREDAAEVLKHFHRLWGFDVHLESISDGKVTAKFVCNDESLKAGFEENEDDNLDE, translated from the coding sequence ATGAGCGACCATAAAAAAGGTAAACACAGCTCACAGGGAGAAAATTCAACACCTATCTCAGATGGTTTAGAACCTGAAATAGTGTCTCAGGAGACACCAGCTTCGGAACAACCATCACCTCAAAACCCGGCTTTGTCTAAAGACAACTTGCCAGGCAGCACTCGTAGCAGCGCTAAAGAACCCAACTTGATCGCCGAAGGCTCAGAATGGACCTTCGCTCACTTAGAAGCTTATGAGGCTGAAATCGCACGGGTGGCAAAACGTTATCGTCTCGACACTTATCCAAATCAAATAGAAGTTATCAGTGCTGAGCAAATGATGGATGCCTATTCTTCTACCGGTATGCCGGTGGGCTATCATCACTGGTCGTTCGGAAAACAGTTTCTCTCAACAGAACAAGGCTACCGTCGCGGCCACATGGGACTGGCCTATGAATTGGTCATTAACTCAAACCCCTGCATCTCCTACCTGATGGAGGAAAATACCCTCACCTTACAAGCACTGGTGATCGCTCACGCATGCTTCGGTCATAACTCCTTTTTTAAGGGCAACTACCTTTTCAAAACCTGGACCGATGCCAGCGCTATCGTTAACTATCTACTCTTCGCCAAAAACTATATCGCCTCCTGCGAGGAGAGGTATGGCATTGAAGCCGTAGAGGGCCTACTCGACTCCTGCCATGCCCTTATGAATTACGGTGTCGACCGTTATCGTCGGCCAACACCCATTTCAGCGGAAAAAGAACAACAGCGCCAAACGGAGCGCGAAGAATACTTGCAGCATCAAGTGAACGACCTATGGCGCACCATTCCCAAGAAAGAGCAATCCGAGCAGGAAACAACCTTTCGCTTTCCCTCCGAACCACAGGAGAACATGCTCTATTTTATTGAAAAGAACGCGCCACTGCTGGAATCTTGGGAGCGGGAGGTGGTAAGAATTGTACGTAAGATTGCGCAGTACTTTTACCCTCAGCGACAAACCAAAGTCATGAACGAAGGCTGGGCCACCTTTTGGCATTATACTCTGCTCAACACCCTCTATGACGAAGGCAAAGTGAGCGAAGGGTTCATCTTCGAATTTTTGCAATCACATACGAATGTGATCTACCAGCCGGATTTTGATTCACCTTATTTTAGCGGCATCAACCCCTATACCCTCGGTTTCGCCATGTTTTGTGATATTCGCCGAATATGTGAAAACCCAACTCAGGAGGACAAGGAGTTTTTCCCCGATTTTGCCGGTACGGATTGGTTGGATACCGTGCACCACGCCATGCAAAACTATAAAGACGAGAGTTTTATCCTGCAGTTCTTGTCGCCCAAGGTTATTCGCGACCTAAAACTGTTTTGTCTTCTCGACGATGACCAAAATAATGAGATTGAAATTACCGCCATTCACGATGATCTTGGTTATAAAAAAATTCGTGAACAATTAGCGCACCACTATAATCTCAGCGCGCAAGAACCAAACATCCAAATTTATTCGGTTAATTTGCGTGGTGATCGCTCAATTACGCTACATCACCGTCAGCAGGACCGGATACCCTTGGACAGGGAAGACGCCGCGGAAGTACTGAAACATTTCCATCGTCTTTGGGGCTTTGATGTTCACCTCGAATCCATCAGCGATGGCAAAGTAACTGCCAAGTTCGTCTGTAACGATGAATCCTTAAAAGCAGGTTTTGAGGAAAACGAGGATGATAATTTAGATGAATAA
- a CDS encoding symmetrical bis(5'-nucleosyl)-tetraphosphatase, with amino-acid sequence MATYAIGDIQGCYDSLMCLLDRVNFDRSKDTLWVAGDLVNRGPNSLETLRFLKSLGEHTKIVLGNHDLHLLAIAEDIRRPHPKDSINDILAAPDRNELLTWLRQQPLLFYDPVRQYVLVHAGLAPQWSIEQALSLAQEVEATLKGPDYKEFLCQMYGDQPNIWDDTLTGWARLRLITNYFTRMRLCSERGELELTHHQGIEHAPAGFGPWFAHKNRQTRHLNILFGHWAALEGESNEDRVFALDTGCVWGRKLTMMRLEDHRIFNCDCPPRLTDK; translated from the coding sequence ATGGCCACTTATGCAATCGGCGACATTCAAGGTTGCTATGATTCTCTCATGTGTCTGTTGGACAGAGTTAATTTTGACCGTTCCAAGGACACACTTTGGGTAGCTGGCGACTTAGTTAACCGCGGACCTAATTCGCTTGAAACGCTACGTTTTTTAAAAAGCCTAGGCGAGCACACCAAAATTGTCCTCGGCAACCACGATCTGCATTTACTCGCCATTGCAGAAGACATCAGGCGGCCCCATCCAAAAGACTCTATCAACGATATCCTGGCCGCCCCGGATCGTAATGAGTTATTAACCTGGCTACGGCAACAACCTTTACTCTTTTACGACCCAGTGCGCCAATATGTGCTTGTGCATGCAGGGCTAGCGCCGCAATGGAGCATTGAACAGGCATTATCTCTGGCGCAGGAAGTGGAAGCGACGCTCAAAGGCCCAGACTACAAAGAATTCCTCTGCCAAATGTATGGAGATCAGCCCAATATTTGGGATGATACACTAACCGGCTGGGCACGTTTACGATTGATTACCAACTACTTTACCCGAATGCGCTTGTGCAGTGAGCGGGGCGAACTGGAGCTGACACATCATCAAGGCATCGAACATGCTCCCGCTGGCTTTGGTCCTTGGTTCGCACATAAAAATAGACAAACACGGCATCTCAATATTCTATTTGGACACTGGGCAGCCCTTGAAGGGGAAAGCAATGAAGACCGGGTTTTTGCCTTGGATACCGGCTGCGTCTGGGGGCGTAAACTCACCATGATGAGACTGGAAGACCATCGGATATTCAATTGTGACTGTCCACCCAGGCTAACAGACAAATAA
- the glpE gene encoding thiosulfate sulfurtransferase GlpE, with protein sequence MNFSRISAEKAKTLLAKADTNLIDIRDEQSFQLGHIVAAQHIDNHCIAEFIAKADKSKPLIVCCYHGNSSQSAAQFFVEQSFQEVYSLDGGFEHWRTLYPQDCTQGQ encoded by the coding sequence ATGAATTTCTCCCGTATTTCTGCAGAAAAAGCGAAAACACTCTTAGCGAAAGCAGATACAAACCTTATTGATATTCGCGACGAGCAAAGCTTCCAGCTCGGTCATATTGTCGCCGCCCAGCATATCGATAACCACTGCATTGCAGAGTTCATAGCAAAAGCGGACAAGAGCAAACCCCTCATCGTTTGTTGCTATCATGGCAATTCCAGTCAAAGCGCCGCTCAATTCTTTGTCGAACAATCTTTCCAGGAAGTGTATAGCTTAGATGGTGGTTTTGAGCACTGGCGCACGCTCTATCCGCAGGATTGCACACAGGGGCAATAG
- a CDS encoding peptidylprolyl isomerase gives MTFLINKTTSFVSLLLFAGLISSISISQAAIQRLDRVAVVVNDDIIMESEVLKRKQDIIRTINRQQAAMPPEDELLRQVVESLIMESIQMQIGERAGVRIDDNTLNQTMERIAQQNNLSLEQFKQQLQADGVSYQETREQIRDEMISTRVREGRVGARIQITEQEIQNYLTSEAGKKQLEAAYLLGHILLQVPEDASAAEVAKAEAKAKDLQRQLNTGADFATLAAANSDDPSAASGGAMEWRKESQLPSVFLEYVPRLMIGEVSDPIRSPNGFHLIKLLNKQGGDTLMVPQTHVRHILIKTSEIRDDEQAKAFAGQLYERIQAGESFEELAKSHSADTGSLASGGDLGWMNSRDLVPEFREAMERAEINQLTKPIRSQFGWHIIEVLGRRMQDMGKDMQRARAREIIYQRKFEEELQIWLSEEREDAFVDIKLY, from the coding sequence ATGACTTTTTTAATCAATAAAACTACTTCCTTTGTCAGTCTTCTGCTATTTGCGGGATTAATTTCGTCCATATCTATCAGTCAAGCGGCAATTCAACGCCTGGATCGAGTCGCCGTGGTAGTAAATGACGATATTATTATGGAAAGCGAGGTATTGAAGCGCAAACAAGATATCATCCGCACCATCAACAGGCAGCAGGCGGCAATGCCTCCAGAGGATGAACTGCTACGCCAAGTGGTTGAGTCGCTGATCATGGAAAGTATCCAGATGCAGATTGGTGAGCGCGCAGGGGTACGTATCGACGACAATACCTTGAATCAAACGATGGAGCGGATTGCTCAACAAAACAACCTCAGCCTCGAACAATTCAAGCAACAGCTTCAGGCCGACGGTGTTTCTTATCAAGAAACCCGTGAGCAAATACGGGATGAAATGATTTCCACCCGTGTCCGCGAGGGCCGAGTCGGCGCGCGCATTCAAATTACAGAACAGGAAATACAAAATTACCTCACCTCAGAGGCGGGTAAAAAACAGCTAGAAGCAGCCTATCTGTTGGGCCACATTTTGCTTCAAGTGCCTGAGGATGCGAGTGCTGCCGAAGTAGCAAAAGCGGAAGCAAAAGCCAAAGACTTGCAACGTCAGTTAAATACTGGTGCTGATTTCGCCACGTTGGCAGCGGCCAATTCCGATGACCCTAGCGCTGCTAGCGGTGGTGCGATGGAGTGGCGTAAAGAATCACAGTTACCTTCGGTGTTTTTAGAATATGTACCCAGACTGATGATCGGTGAAGTATCTGACCCCATACGCAGTCCCAACGGTTTTCACCTGATCAAGTTACTGAATAAACAGGGTGGCGACACGCTGATGGTGCCACAAACCCACGTCCGTCATATTCTCATTAAAACCTCTGAGATTCGCGATGATGAGCAGGCAAAAGCCTTTGCCGGGCAGCTCTATGAGCGGATACAGGCAGGCGAAAGCTTTGAAGAACTGGCAAAAAGCCATAGTGCCGATACCGGGTCGCTAGCATCCGGAGGTGATTTGGGCTGGATGAATAGTCGTGACCTGGTGCCTGAATTTCGCGAAGCAATGGAGCGAGCAGAAATCAACCAGTTAACCAAACCCATCCGCTCGCAGTTCGGCTGGCATATTATCGAGGTGCTTGGACGACGTATGCAAGATATGGGTAAAGATATGCAGCGTGCTCGCGCCCGCGAAATTATCTATCAGCGCAAGTTTGAGGAAGAACTACAGATCTGGCTAAGCGAAGAGCGCGAGGATGCCTTCGTCGATATTAAACTCTATTAA
- the apaG gene encoding Co2+/Mg2+ efflux protein ApaG: MNLTDDDRYQILIDVATQYIDEQSHPEDNQFVFSYTINISNIGTLTAQLLSRHWIITDANNEVQEVKGEGVVGEQPIIEPGASYVYTSGVVLNTSVGHMQGSYQMLSEDGQLFDAPIDAFTLARPHALH; encoded by the coding sequence ATGAATTTAACGGATGATGATCGCTATCAGATATTGATTGATGTTGCGACCCAATACATTGATGAACAGTCTCACCCCGAGGATAACCAATTCGTGTTTTCCTATACCATTAACATCAGTAATATCGGCACCTTAACTGCACAACTGCTCAGCCGACATTGGATCATTACTGATGCCAACAACGAGGTACAGGAGGTTAAAGGCGAGGGCGTTGTAGGAGAGCAACCCATTATCGAACCCGGCGCCAGCTATGTTTATACCAGCGGAGTAGTGCTCAACACCTCGGTGGGGCATATGCAGGGCTCCTATCAGATGTTGAGCGAAGATGGCCAGTTATTTGATGCACCGATCGATGCCTTCACTTTAGCCAGGCCCCATGCCTTACACTAA